Proteins encoded within one genomic window of Bermanella sp. WJH001:
- a CDS encoding TonB-dependent siderophore receptor, which produces MKHNIKKPLTLRKSRLAPSAAALTIGLPTLLVGAIQSASAEDAIVLDAMQVEERTVDTNPYAEAGAPYKAKVSGDSRHVKDLADTPQTITVLTQTQILESGRSDLKDIVDAQPGITLGTGENGNAFGDRYVIRGHEARSDVFVDGLRDPGMSTRESFAVEQVEITKGPSSTFAGRGSSGGAINSITKQASTEYDFNKVEAGIGTDDYRRITLDSNQTMNEDLALRANVLHSYQEVPDRGPNDAERNGAALSATYQANDKLKLVADYYFLRAFDRNDLGAYIDRDTNKVNESVPAYAQDQDFLKSNIDTVTFRAMYDLNSNVRIENATRYGTTDNGYVVTGARGTTRDASDAFGAIDTISLSTHQGWQEVEYFANQLNVLMDSEIAGMKHQFVLGAEYSQHNVVNGVYNVTNTGASNCKTAGRGGVSDSYCIVDGNGNYVINPNGLMQRDISKGDVDSDYSIDTLSIYAMDTVDLNDSWSVFAGLRADAFEYKNIVTNRSGNEETYKYDDVLLNGHLGGVYKLTNNSNVYLTYSTAANINGGESDVGGSCGYGGICSNTENVDKAKPETVENIELGTKWNLLNNKLLATAALFQITKDDVMEGTDYDVEGTYNTGKNRVQGVEFSLVGNITDRLSAQLGLSVMESEILKSADEESEGGILANFADESAFAQVRYQLTDQFSFGAAANYSSEVYVGQPDSAANDELGVPDYIVFDVFANYTFSEKLTARLNVANITDENYYLTAYRSGGFAYIGDARNAQLTVAYEF; this is translated from the coding sequence ATGAAGCACAACATTAAAAAACCGCTAACCTTACGTAAGTCTCGTCTTGCGCCAAGCGCAGCGGCATTAACCATAGGTCTACCCACTTTGCTGGTAGGGGCCATTCAATCGGCTTCTGCTGAAGATGCGATTGTACTGGATGCCATGCAAGTTGAAGAGCGCACCGTTGACACCAACCCATATGCTGAAGCGGGTGCACCATATAAAGCTAAAGTGTCTGGTGATAGCCGTCATGTCAAAGACCTAGCGGATACACCACAAACCATCACGGTATTAACACAAACTCAGATTCTTGAATCGGGTCGCAGTGACTTAAAAGATATCGTAGATGCTCAGCCTGGTATTACCCTAGGTACTGGAGAGAACGGCAATGCGTTCGGCGACCGTTATGTGATTCGTGGTCATGAAGCTCGCTCCGATGTATTTGTTGATGGTTTACGTGACCCAGGTATGAGCACCCGTGAAAGCTTTGCGGTTGAGCAAGTAGAAATTACAAAAGGCCCAAGTTCAACATTTGCTGGTCGTGGTTCAAGTGGCGGTGCGATTAACAGTATTACAAAACAAGCCAGTACAGAGTATGACTTTAATAAAGTGGAAGCGGGCATTGGAACCGATGATTATCGTCGTATCACTTTAGATAGCAATCAGACAATGAATGAAGACTTGGCACTTCGTGCTAATGTTTTACACAGCTATCAAGAAGTACCTGATCGTGGCCCGAATGACGCTGAACGTAACGGCGCGGCGCTTTCGGCTACTTATCAAGCAAATGATAAATTAAAACTGGTGGCGGACTATTATTTCTTAAGAGCATTCGATCGTAATGATCTTGGTGCTTATATTGATCGTGATACCAATAAAGTAAACGAAAGTGTGCCCGCTTATGCGCAGGATCAAGACTTTTTAAAGTCTAATATTGATACAGTGACATTTCGTGCCATGTACGATTTAAACAGTAATGTACGTATTGAAAATGCCACCCGTTACGGTACCACCGATAATGGTTATGTGGTAACCGGTGCCCGTGGCACAACTCGTGATGCATCGGATGCTTTTGGCGCCATCGATACCATTTCACTTAGTACACACCAGGGTTGGCAAGAAGTGGAATACTTTGCGAATCAGTTAAATGTGTTAATGGATTCCGAAATCGCCGGTATGAAACACCAGTTTGTATTGGGTGCTGAATATTCACAACACAATGTCGTGAACGGTGTGTATAACGTGACCAATACTGGTGCGAGTAATTGTAAAACGGCAGGCCGAGGTGGCGTATCGGATAGTTATTGCATCGTTGATGGTAATGGTAATTATGTAATTAACCCTAACGGTTTAATGCAACGTGATATTTCCAAAGGTGATGTGGATTCAGATTACAGCATTGATACGCTGTCTATTTATGCAATGGATACGGTTGACCTGAATGATTCATGGTCGGTATTCGCAGGCCTGCGTGCGGATGCATTTGAATATAAAAATATAGTGACTAACCGCTCCGGCAATGAAGAAACATACAAATATGATGATGTTTTATTGAACGGCCATCTTGGTGGTGTTTATAAGTTAACAAATAACAGCAATGTGTATCTAACCTACAGCACGGCTGCCAATATTAATGGCGGTGAATCTGATGTAGGTGGTAGCTGTGGTTATGGCGGTATTTGTTCAAACACTGAGAACGTTGATAAAGCCAAACCTGAAACCGTTGAAAACATTGAGCTGGGTACAAAATGGAATTTGCTGAATAATAAACTGTTAGCCACTGCCGCACTTTTCCAAATCACAAAAGATGATGTGATGGAAGGTACGGATTACGACGTAGAAGGCACCTACAACACAGGTAAAAACCGTGTACAAGGTGTAGAGTTTTCATTGGTCGGTAATATTACAGACCGCTTAAGTGCTCAGTTAGGCTTGTCCGTGATGGAATCTGAAATATTGAAGTCTGCAGACGAAGAGTCAGAGGGCGGTATTCTTGCTAACTTTGCTGATGAATCGGCCTTTGCTCAAGTACGTTATCAGTTAACGGATCAATTCAGCTTTGGTGCCGCAGCCAACTACTCGAGTGAAGTGTATGTGGGTCAGCCTGATAGTGCCGCTAACGATGAACTTGGTGTGCCGGATTACATCGTGTTTGACGTATTTGCTAACTACACCTTCAGTGAGAAGTTAACAGCACGTTTAAACGTGGCGAATATTACGGATGAAAACTACTATCTAACGGCGTACCGCAGTGGTGGTTTTGCGTATATTGGTGATGCCCGTAATGCACAGCTAACAGTTGCTTATGAATTTTAA
- a CDS encoding energy transducer TonB yields MTNLRSGVIAFLLAVLLHGLGLFALLAEAENEQGDAMDAGELGIEVGLGTQGSHANIQERLSMLSESTLKKVEIKESAKTEKSVMKESKKEAVIKPIIKTTALNNNSVKAVNETNNTIKKEAVASPSESERETAEPKTQASAASVQAAIKSTGRSDQRQSGGVKGTAKNYINQMNRWLAQHQGYPMAAKKEKQEGTVRVAFTIDRLGTVLRRSIETSSGYPLLDDAALKVLDDASPLPPVPDDFAPGRAQLSLVKPIDFTLITNTSFKD; encoded by the coding sequence ATGACGAACTTGCGTAGTGGTGTTATCGCATTTTTATTGGCTGTATTGCTGCATGGGTTGGGCTTATTTGCATTACTGGCGGAAGCAGAAAATGAGCAAGGGGATGCAATGGATGCAGGAGAACTAGGTATTGAGGTGGGCTTAGGCACACAAGGATCCCATGCCAATATTCAAGAACGATTGTCTATGCTCAGCGAATCAACCCTAAAAAAAGTGGAAATCAAAGAGTCTGCAAAAACTGAAAAATCGGTGATGAAAGAATCGAAAAAAGAAGCCGTTATTAAACCCATCATTAAAACAACGGCGCTTAATAACAATAGCGTAAAAGCGGTCAATGAAACTAACAATACAATAAAAAAAGAAGCAGTCGCTTCACCCAGTGAAAGTGAGAGAGAAACAGCAGAGCCCAAAACTCAAGCCAGTGCGGCCAGTGTGCAAGCAGCCATCAAATCGACCGGTCGATCAGATCAACGTCAAAGTGGTGGAGTGAAAGGCACTGCGAAAAATTACATCAATCAAATGAATCGTTGGCTGGCTCAGCATCAAGGTTACCCAATGGCTGCAAAAAAAGAAAAGCAAGAGGGCACGGTCCGTGTTGCTTTTACGATTGATCGACTCGGTACCGTATTACGTCGTTCCATCGAAACATCCAGTGGTTATCCGCTGCTAGATGATGCGGCTTTGAAGGTGCTCGATGATGCGTCGCCATTACCACCTGTACCTGATGACTTTGCACCCGGGCGAGCTCAGTTATCACTGGTAAAGCCAATTGATTTTACCCTCATAACAAATACATCTTTTAAGGACTGA
- a CDS encoding biopolymer transporter ExbD, with protein MQEFNQFNLIVDGHSKPSSDDNMIPLINIVFLLLIFFMVAGQIKAQPDQAITLPSTAQLEMAQAQTLRLEMFADGQLSFNGETILIEQLDKKIDLNATGSLALFADEKITAKQLDELLGVFANTPKWSVKLYTLEK; from the coding sequence GTGCAAGAATTTAATCAATTCAATCTCATAGTAGATGGTCACAGCAAACCCTCATCGGATGACAATATGATTCCGCTGATCAATATCGTGTTTTTATTGCTGATTTTTTTCATGGTAGCCGGACAAATAAAAGCACAACCTGATCAAGCCATTACTTTGCCTTCTACTGCTCAGTTAGAGATGGCACAAGCGCAAACCTTGCGTTTAGAAATGTTTGCTGATGGTCAATTATCATTTAACGGTGAGACGATTTTAATAGAACAATTGGATAAAAAAATAGATTTGAACGCAACCGGCAGTCTTGCCTTATTTGCTGATGAAAAGATAACCGCTAAACAACTGGATGAATTATTAGGTGTATTTGCCAATACGCCAAAATGGTCCGTCAAACTTTATACATTGGAAAAATAA
- a CDS encoding biopolymer transporter ExbD, whose protein sequence is MIQVDSLSGNARRARPISLTALIDVVFILLMFFMLTSSFSQWQMLDLLVPTSNEQAEQDAPAVLIVYENEFALLTDTIKRPIILKNVMAELSNTQLKQSLVISGEESVKLGRLLDVYEQLQALGFKDLQIGQSISEKK, encoded by the coding sequence ATGATTCAAGTGGATTCTCTTTCAGGCAATGCGCGCCGAGCTAGGCCTATTAGCTTAACAGCGTTAATTGATGTGGTCTTTATTCTGCTGATGTTTTTCATGCTCACATCCAGTTTTAGTCAGTGGCAAATGCTGGATTTGTTAGTTCCCACTTCGAACGAACAAGCTGAGCAAGATGCACCTGCTGTGCTGATCGTTTATGAAAATGAATTTGCATTGCTCACCGATACCATCAAGCGCCCCATTATATTGAAAAACGTAATGGCTGAGTTATCCAACACACAGCTGAAGCAATCACTGGTGATTAGTGGCGAGGAGTCGGTGAAGTTAGGTCGTTTATTAGACGTTTATGAACAACTACAAGCACTAGGGTTCAAGGATCTTCAAATTGGCCAATCTATCAGCGAAAAAAAGTGA
- a CDS encoding MotA/TolQ/ExbB proton channel family protein codes for MLVISAFIEQIGGPVVAILLCLSVVATSFILLKGVQIVLQRSAKNATPAKLLAYLQQGEVTQIALLSQGQRNPRSQIISRAVELFKSSNLDSSSIQAEVVRQARLVAQHNKSHLRPLEVIATVAPLLGLFGTVLGMIEAFKAMEMAGAQVDPAVLSGGIWQALLTTAVGLGVAIPVSLIHSALERQAEIQTQALQDDLGQIFTFFAKQAASVNQANNQTCAS; via the coding sequence ATGTTAGTGATCAGTGCATTTATTGAACAAATCGGTGGGCCTGTTGTAGCCATTTTATTATGCCTTTCTGTGGTGGCCACGAGCTTTATTTTGCTTAAAGGTGTTCAAATCGTTTTACAACGATCTGCCAAAAATGCAACGCCCGCAAAATTACTCGCTTATTTACAACAAGGTGAAGTGACGCAGATCGCGCTATTATCACAAGGTCAGCGTAACCCTCGTAGTCAAATTATCTCCCGTGCTGTTGAGTTGTTTAAAAGCAGCAATCTGGACTCGTCAAGTATCCAAGCAGAAGTTGTTCGCCAAGCGCGCTTGGTAGCGCAACACAATAAATCCCATTTAAGACCGCTTGAAGTCATCGCAACTGTGGCTCCGCTTTTGGGTTTGTTCGGTACCGTGTTAGGTATGATCGAAGCGTTCAAGGCAATGGAGATGGCTGGTGCACAAGTGGACCCAGCCGTTCTATCAGGTGGTATTTGGCAAGCATTATTAACCACTGCGGTGGGCTTGGGCGTGGCCATTCCTGTATCACTGATTCACAGTGCGTTAGAGCGCCAAGCTGAAATTCAAACACAAGCACTGCAAGATGATCTCGGGCAGATTTTTACGTTTTTTGCCAAACAAGCCGCTTCTGTAAACCAGGCAAATAATCAAACCTGTGCATCATGA